A genome region from Anopheles stephensi strain Indian chromosome 2, UCI_ANSTEP_V1.0, whole genome shotgun sequence includes the following:
- the LOC118507146 gene encoding RNA/RNP complex-1-interacting phosphatase-like, which produces MRTVPKGWYGYTRYGEVVLERFIPLKVPLSRDKIGVKPEDRFTPQDVIRQMRLGLVIDLTNTRRYYNPSDFISEGIDHVQVSIPGKVVPQEHLVRRFIDVVNTYLDDPTTEGKLIGVHCTHGLNRTGYLICAYMIQQLGYEPKEAIELFNAKRGHEMERNNYLQSLQRMMPAKRRVMADAPRMYVKPSSINEIAPCRSHDGPGWQQHGVPRAQDGEGWRQERAPREQDSERWRQERSPREQDSERWRQERAPREQDSERWRQERAPREQDSERWRQERAPREQDSERRRQERAPREQDSERWRQERAPRAQDSERWRLPTHGRKRLLEPSDKYDDVEANNVYAPAKEYGDNYHNRYTLHTAPEQSQMRWDPTVRRIVRDHNFRLPSYRNAFAKDAGVHTRFD; this is translated from the exons ATGAGAACCGTACCGAAAGG CTGGTACGGCTACACTCGCTATGGAGAGGTGGTGCTAGAGAGATTCATTCCCCTGAAGGTTCCACTGTCCCGG GACAAAATCGGTGTAAAGCCAGAGGATCGTTTCACACCGCAGGATGTCATCCGACAGATGAGGCTAGGGTTGGTCATAGATCTAACAAACACGAGACGTTACTATAATCCGAGCGACTTTATCTCGGAAGGCATAGACCATGTGCAGGTGTCGATCCCTGGGAAGGTGGTCCCACAGGAGCATCTAGTACGACG GTTTATCGACGTAGTGAATACCTATCTGGACGATCCGACCACCGAGG GGAAACTGATAGGTGTGCACTGTACCCATGGCTTAAATCGCACCGGCTACCTCATCTGTGCCTATATGATCCAACAGCTGGGATATGAACCGAAGGAGGCGATAGAATTGTTTAACGCAAAGCGTGGCCACGAGATGGAGCGCAATAACTATCTGCAGAGCTTGCAACGTATGATGCCGGCCAAACGACGAGTGATGGCCGACGCACCGAGGATGTATGTTAAACCATCGTCCATCAATGAAATAGCACCCTGCCGGAGTCATGATGGGCCCGGTTGGCAGCAACACGGAGTACCGAGGGCACAAGATGGGGAAGGATGGCGTCAAGAGCGGGCACCGAGGGAACAGGATTCGGAGCGGTGGCGTCAAGAGCGTTCACCGAGGGAACAGGATTCGGAGCGGTGGCGTCAAGAGCGGGCACCGAGGGAACAGGATTCGGAGCGGTGGCGTCAAGAGCGGGCACCGAGGGAACAGGATTCGGAGCGGTGGCGTCAAGAGCGGGCACCGAGGGAACAGGATTCGGAGCGGCGGCGTCAGGAACGGGCACCGAGGGAACAGGATTCGGAGCGGTGGCGTCAAGAGCGGGCACCGAGGGCACAAGATTCGGAAAGATGGCGCTTGCCTACGCACGGCAGGAAACGGCTTTTGGAACCATCTGATAAGTACGACGATGTCGAGGCTAACAATGTGTATGCGCCAGCAAAAGAGTATGGCGATAACTACCACAACCGTTACACGTTGCATACAGCACCGGAACAAAGCCAGATGAGATGGGACCCCACAGTCAGGCGTATCGTACGGGATCACAATTTCAGGCTTCCATCGTACCGGAATGCGTTTGCAAAAGACGCAGGAGTACACACAAGGTTTGACTAG
- the LOC118504233 gene encoding importin-9 isoform X2 has translation MAQNSDAVKQAMFEELQKVLHPDSEQRKSAEARLGQLKFTEWYGVILAEFTVAQQIHIGIRQLASVMLKQYVNDCWADGGDVDEVGDVAVGDGAGATPALLVNDEAKRRIKQILPEGLYDENSKIRSVVAYCIANIALYDWPGDWQELFDVIVKCLSGTENSVDGAMKVLAEFTLELDRQVGEVAPLILSEVYRIFTAANQYNVTARKYAVEILYSLLRSINTNIETRQEKSAILNPVLPNFMQRLIEGLTAPNGPHSSFPLKTQIIKILKYMISDMSKFVQPYVGTILPTIWQLLTQLADFYVKVVVNEIEAAPFNGPDQDEDVVDDFVQMILQIFEFVHTIIEMKKYKAAIMNVLTDLVYITVLYMQITEDQARQWVEDPEKFVDDEDEQGVEFTIRVTAHDVLLIVGREYEKQLLPCFTEALGKHSAVAEVDRNAGNPHWWKIHESSMLAVGSFKDMIVENPASFDMGQYLALLKMLMESHASPYLLGRCLWLLSRFCECDILRQPFMEQIVNVTVDSLSVDKPTVLRIMAARAIYGFCSNLKGNKDERHVLILSKLEHFFDGLVGLFEQSQNTVLGLLLEALSATISFDVNVTATLCAKVINVTMTVFQKYHDDRFLLEMVQDVLKILSQNPFCLLPLQDRIIPTLVTILNQDQPASDHQTLSPEIALDVLQTLVKYAQAPLSDAMIESAFPSAVHCILRAEDHSVMQAGGECLRSFLAVSPEQICRYKNGEGLNYVLQVTTMLLNPMNTESTASFIGRLVITIITKVGNLLGDSVDLLLKAVLSKMQLVKSLNVIMSLVTIFAHLMLLQLDAVMNFLSTVPGPTGETAMSFVLANWLSRQHLFYGQYERKVTTLALCKLFEHGVTTKDDRLNTVMIKEQVPAGAAGAAAGTGNTVGNSNTAARRTRSATAKTPTVWVDTPVLVKIFKLLLHELASLREAKEAHGKNQDSGDEGHSSSDEDDADDASVGGDGGKISFLTLLTQLEEVDDDEEEDEDDRQLMAELMNDPIFQCDTMEYLIKFIESFSQHENFLAFLEKIDDTEKKILKTFNIASM, from the exons ATGGCACAAAACTCGGACGCCGTGAAGCAGGCGATGTTTGAGGAGCTGCAGAAGGTATTGCACCCGGATTCGGAGCAGCGAAAATCGGCCGAAGCACGGTTGGGGCAGCTAAAGTTTACCGAAT GGTATGGAGTGATTTTGGCCGAGTTTACTGTCGCACAGCAGATACACATCGGCATACGGCAGCTGGCCTCGGTAATGCTGAAACAGTACGTGAACGATTGCTGGGCCGATGGAGGTGACGTTGATGAGGTCGGAGATGTGGCTGTGGGCGATGGGGCCGGTGCCACACCGGCACTGCTCGTAAACGATGAGGCCAAGCGCCGGATAAAACAGATCCTGCCGGAAGGTTTGTACGATGAAAATAGCAAG ATTCGATCGGTCGTCGCCTACTGCATAGCCAACATCGCACTGTACGATTGGCCCGGCGACTGGCAGGAGCTGTTCGACGTGATTGTCAAATGTTTAAGCGGCACGGAAAACTCGGTCGACGGTGCGATGAAGGTGCTGGCCGAGTTTACGCTCGAGCTCGATCGCCAGGTGGGCGAAGTGGCACCGCTCATCCTGTCCGAGGTGTATCGCATTTTTACCGCCGCCAACCAGTACAACGTCACGGCGCGGAAGTATGCGGTCGAAATTCTGTACTCGCTGCTGCGCAGCATCAACACCAACATTGAAACGCGCCAGGAAAAGTCGGCCATCCTCAATCCGGTGCTACCCAACTTTATGCAGCGGCTGATAGAGGGTTTAACCGCACCGAACGGTCCACACAGCAGCTTTCCGCTGAAAACACAAATCATTAAAA TTCTAAAGTACATGATTTCCGACATGTCCAAGTTTGTGCAACCGTACGTCGGTACCATCCTGCCCACGATCTGGCAGCTGCTGACGCAACTGGCCGACTTTTACGTGAAGGTCGTGGTGAACGAAATCGAAGCCGCTCCATTCAACGGCCCCGACCAGGACGAGGACGTGGTGGATGATTTTGTGCAGATGATATTGCAAATCTTCGAATTTGTGCACACGATCATCGAAATGAAGAAGTACAAGGCGGCCATCATGAATGTGCTGACCGATCTGGTGTACATTACCGTGCTTTACATGCAAATCACCGAAGACCAGGCCCGCCAGTGGGTCGAAGATCCGGAAAAGTTTGTCGACGATGAGGACGAGCAGGGCGTCGAGTTTACGATACGCGTGACGGCGCACGACGTGCTGCTGATCGTGGGCCGCGAGTATGAGAAGCAACTGCTGCCCTGCTTTACGGAAGCGCTCGGGAAGCACAGTGCCGTCGCGGAGGTGGACCGCAACGCGGGCAATCCGCACTGGTGGAAGATACACGAATCGTCCATGCTGGCGGTCGGTTCGTTTAAGGATATGATCGTCGAAAATCCGGCCAGCTTCGATATGGGGCAATATTTGGCGCTTCTCAAGATGCTGATGGAGAGTCACGCGTCGCCGTACCTGCTCGGGCGCTGCCTGTGGCTGTTGAGCCGGTTCTGCGAGTGTGACATTCTACGGCAGCCGTTCATGGAGCAGATTGTGAACGTCACGGTGGACAGCTTGTCGGTGGATAAGCCGACTGTGCTGCGAATAATGGCGGCACG CGCCATTTATGGGTTCTGCAGCAATTTGAAAGGCAACAAGGACGAACGCCACGTGCTGATACTGTCCAAGCTGGAACACTTCTTCGACGGGCTGGTTGGCCTGTTTGAACAGTCTCAAAACACGGTGCTggggctgctgctggaggCATTAAGTGCAACCATTTCG TTCGATGTGAACGTTACGGCCACGCTATGCGCGAAGGTGATCAACGTCACCATGACCGTCTTCCAGAAGTACCATGACGATCGGTTTCTGCTCGAGATGGTGCAGGACGTGCTGAAAATTCTGTCCCAAAACCCGTTCTGTTTGCTGCCGCTGCAGGACCGCATCATCCCGACGCTTGTTACCATCCTGAACCAGGACCAGCCGGCGAGCGATCATCAAACGCTCTCGCCCGAAATAGCGCTGGACGTGCTGCAAACGCTCGTGAAGTACGCGCAAGCCCCGCTCAGCGACGCCATGATCGAGAGCGCCTTTCCGTCCGCGGTGCACTGTATTCTGCGCGCCGAAGATCACTCCGTCATGCAGGCCGGCGGTGAGTGTTTGCGGTCGTTCCTGGCGGTCTCGCCGGAGCAGATCTGTCGGTACAAGAATGGCGAGGGATTGAACTACGTGCTGCAGGTGACCACCATGCTGCTCAACCCGATGAACACCGAGTCGACCGCGTCGTTCATTGGCCGGCTGGTGATTACGATCATTACCAAGGTGGGCAATCTGTTGGGCGATTCGGTCGACCTGCTGCTGAAAGCGGTGCTCAGCAAGATGCAGCTGGTGAAGAGCTTGAACGTGATCATGAGCTTGGTCACCATCTTCGCGCACCTGATGCTGCTCCAGCTGGATGCGGTCATGAACTTTCTTAGCACCGTGCCCGGCCCGACGGGCGAAACGGCCATGAGCTTCGTGCTGGCGAACTGGCTCAGCCGGCAGCATCTGTTCTACGGCCAGTACGAGCGAAAGGTGACGACGCTAGCGCTGTGCAAGCTGTTCGAGCACGGTGTCACCACGAAGGACGATCGGTTGAACACGGTCATGATAAAGGAGCAGGTACCGGCCGGGGCAGCGGGGGCAGCCGCCGGGACCGGTAACACGGTGGGCAACAGTAATACGGCCGCACGCCGCACCCGATCAGCCACGGCGAAAACGCCGACCGTGTGGGTTGATACGCCGGTGCTGGTGAAGATTTTTAAGCTGTTGCTGCACGAACTGGCCAGCTTGCGGGAGGCAAAGGAGGCGCACGGCAAGAATCAGGA